A genome region from Brassica oleracea var. oleracea cultivar TO1000 chromosome C2, BOL, whole genome shotgun sequence includes the following:
- the LOC106325514 gene encoding probable E3 ubiquitin-protein ligase ARI16: MNYNGRRLYSVHTREEIREKMMKEVVQISQVFSLSLSDATVILVHLCWNLCKASDRLVDDKEKFLSELGLVGSSDEDLEVAGEGDDNLVSTPFCSHKFSRDFWRDYLSKTLKKKEDERVLLISCLSQDCHASVGPATVEKLGEPVKEMYESYLLASFMESNKETIKRCPDCEDYAIQRCHEDPSSEDSGVVCLCGHRFCWSCQVEPHRPVTCNNASFWLNELLYKSRNLARIGKRIKHCPECYRLVENHDGVWKCTDCSVSQPSNDSALIRHMTLWETSDGALQRSKWDLEAVEEKIMDANCSRELDVKALREAWMLTVQCRLVLKWSCVFGYLISDYHSAKKQYLDYLREKATANLSKHKETLDEVTGGVITGGGGITAFRQKLGDTTATTGNYFRFFVKTLEDGLCDVKVDAYEDVTTDYWFCDRCTFQNDSCDQECRMCVFSFESPPHVALCNSNSSASSSHQQQQVPNVPNNPMASQGGTK, from the coding sequence ATGAACTACAATGGGCGAAGACTCTACTCCGTTCATACGAGAGAGGAGATTCGTGAGAAGATGATGAAGGAAGTAGTTCAGATCTCGCAAGTGTTCTCTCTGTCGCTGTCTGATGCAACCGTGATCCTAGTCCATCTATGTTGGAACTTGTGCAAGGCTTCAGATCGTTTGGTAGACGACAAGGAGAAGTTTCTGTCGGAATTAGGTTTGGTTGGATCTTCTGATGAAGATCTTGAGGTGGCCGGTGAAGGAGATGACAATCTCGTGTCCACGCCTTTTTGCTCACATAAGTTCTCTAGAGATTTCTGGAGAGATTATCTCAGCAAAACTCTAAAGAAGAAGGAGGACGAGAGAGTACTATTGATCTCTTGCTTGAGCCAAGACTGTCACGCGTCCGTTGGACCAGCCACGGTCGAGAAACTCGGAGAGCCAGTGAAGGAGATGTACGAGAGCTACCTTCTAGCATCTTTTATGGAGAGCAACAAAGAAACAATCAAACGGTGTCCTGACTGCGAAGACTACGCCATCCAGCGTTGTCATGAGGATCCATCATCAGAAGATTCTGGTGTGGTGTGTTTGTGCGGTCACAGATTCTGTTGGAGTTGCCAGGTCGAGCCACACCGACCGGTGACTTGCAACAATGCTTCCTTTTGGTTGAATGAACTATTGTATAAATCAAGAAACCTTGCGCGGATCGGTAAAAGGATCAAACATTGTCCTGAATGCTACAGACTCGTGGAAAATCACGACGGTGTATGGAAGTGTACCGACTGCTCCGTTTCCCAACCAAGCAATGACTCGGCTCTAATACGTCACATGACACTATGGGAGACAAGTGATGGCGCACTGCAGAGATCTAAATGGGATCTTGAAGCCGTTGAGGAAAAAATAATGGATGCTAATTGTTCAAGAGAGCTAGACGTTAAGGCTCTAAGAGAAGCATGGATGCTGACTGTTCAATGCAGACTTGTGCTGAAATGGAGCTGCGTGTTTGGTTATCTCATAAGTGATTACCATAGCGCCAAGAAGCAGTACCTTGATTACCTTCGGGAGAAAGCTACTGCAAATCTTTCTAAGCATAAAGAGACTCTAGATGAGGTGACGGGTGGAGTCATCACAGGTGGTGGAGGTATCACTGCCTTTAGGCAGAAGTTGGGAGACACAACAGCAACAACTGGCAACTACTTCCGTTTCTTTGTAAAGACTCTTGAAGATGGTTTGTGTGATGTTAAGGTTGATGCTTATGAGGATGTAACCACTGATTACTGGTTCTGCGATCGATGCACGTTTCAGAACGACTCTTGTGATCAAGAGTGTAGGATGTGTGTTTTCTCTTTCGAGTCTCCTCCTCATGTGGCTCTATGTAACAGCAACAGTAGTGCAAGTAGTTCCCATCAACAACAACAAGTCCCAAACGTGCCCAATAATCCAATGGCAAGTCAAGGAGGAACCAAATAA